The genomic DNA GTCTCGGAGGCGACGGCCTGGGCCGGCGGCGCGAGGACGGCGCTCGACCCCAGCAACAGCACGGGGAGGATCACGCTCAACCAGATTCTCATGTCTCCTCTACGTACCGGGCGGGCGGACGGCTCACCGTGGACGGGCGGTCCGTGGACGGGCGGTCCGGGGAAGGGCTGTCCGGAGAAGGGCTGTCCGGAGAAGGGCGTCATGGCCGCCATGCTCCCAGCGACCGGGCTTCCGCGGATCGGTGGACCGTCGCGATTGCCGAAGGGTTTCCCGGCCCGTGGACATTCCTCTGCCGGGCGGCCGGCGTTCAGACGATCGGCGGGCGGCCGGCGCGCGTGAGCCGCGCCACGGTGCTCCAGGACATCGGCCGCCGCTGCCCGTGCCCGCCCTTGAGCCCCTCCCACAGCCCGGCGAACCAGACGGAGAGGTTGGCGCGCGACCGGATCCGGACGACGCTGAGCAGCGCCCAGGCCACCAGGTAGAAGGGGATCAGCGGGGCGGGCAGGCGGCGGTAGGCGAGCCAGACGCGGTTGCGGGCGACGAGCCGGTAGAAACCGGCGTGCCGGGCGGGGTCGGTCGCGGGGTGGTGGATGACGATGCCGGGCGCGTACCAGCCGGTGCGCCCCAGGTCCCACAGCCTCCAGCTCAGGTCGATGCCCTCATGGAAGAGGAAGAAGTGGCCGGGCCAGCCGCCGGCCCGCTCGTAGTCGGCGCGGCGCACGAGGACCACGCCCTCCGCCATGACGGTGATCGTGCCGGGCCGGCCGGCGTCGCCCGCGCGCAGGCGGGGAACCCAGCGGCGCAGTGTCACGCCGGTGTCCGGGTCGGCGATGCGCGGCTGGATGTAGGCCGCCTCGGGACGGCGGCGGGCCTCGGCGACGAGCCGGGCGAGCGTGTCCCGCTCGGGCAGGACGGCGTCGTTGTCGAAGAAGAAGACGAACTCGCCCGCGTCCTGGCCGGCCAGCGCGTCGGCGCCGGTGTTACGGCCCTGCGGGATGCCCACGTTGACCGGCAACGTCACGGCGCGCACGCCGAGGGGCACATGGTCGGGCTCGACCCCGTTGCCGACGATGACCACCCGCAGGTCGACGTCCTGCTGGTCCAGGAGGGAGTCCATCGCCCGCGGGAACGCGTCGGGCCGATCGTTCATGGTCAGGACCACCACATCGACGGTGGCCTTCGGGCTGGGCATCATGTCTCCTGGACGTGTGAAGCTCGACGCGGCGTGGTCGCGCGCTGTTTCCCTGCTCGCAACCGGCCCAACCTAGCGTCGCACCAGCCGAACGTCGCCCCGAACGCGCCGGAAAGGCCCCCTGCCGGCGCGGGTGCTCACCGGACTGACACGGCGACCATGGATGCGATCGTGGGCAGCAGGACCACCGCCGAACTGGCAGCCCAGTAGGGGCGTGCGGCCTGGCCGGTCCTGCGCCACACCAGCAGGTTGGTCAGCGACCAGGCGGCCAGGAACCCGCCCACCAGCGGCACGAGGATCACCAGCCAGGGGAACACTCCGTCGTTCTCCGTCGGTTCTCTCCGGGTGAGCCCCATCGCGGCGAGGGGGAAGTTGGCGGCGAAGAACCACAGCGCCCACAGCGGGATGACGGCGAAGAAGCCCAGCACGAGATTCACGGTGACCACGAGGGCCCATTTCAGGCGCTGCGTTCTGCCCGTGTCGCGCAAGGTCACTCCAGCAGTCGGACGTCTCGCCATCGAGGAACGCCACCCTAGGCCATCCACCGCCGCGTCGATGCCCGGACTTTGCGACACCGTCGTCACAGCGAAGAAGCCGCGCGAAGACGGCCAGTGCCTTTACAAAGTAGATCAGTAGTGTGCCGGCCGATGGGGACCGAGGACACGGATCAGCGAGTCGACTCACGTAGCAGGAGTTCGAAGGGGGCGGTGTACTCGCCGGGCTGACGCAGGGGAGCTCGAACGCGTCTGGTCACCAGCTCGACGGCCTTCGCGGCCATCCATCGGTGGTCCGGTGCCACCGTGGACAGCGAGGGCACCATGAACTTCGACTCCGGAATGTCATCGAAGCCGACGAGGCGGATGTCGTCGGGAACGCGGAGGCCGCGGTCGGCCAGACCGCGGAGGACCCCCTGGGCGACGGTGTCGGTCACCGCGACCACGCCGTCGACCTCGCGGCCGGAATCGGCCAGGCGGTGGGCCGCGGCACGCCCCTCGTCGAGGGTCATCGCGTCGAGGGTGAACAGCAGCGCCGGATCAGCGTCGAGTCCCCGTTCGGTGAGCGCGGCGAGATAGCCCCGATAGCGGCGCGTCACCACGTTGACGCCGTCGAGGGAGTTACCGGTGATGATCGCGATTCGGCGGCAGCCCCGGTCGATCAGGTGGGCGGTCGCCGCTTTCGTGCCTTCTTCGTTGGGCATGGCGACGTGGTCGAAGCGGCCGCCGAAGTCCTGCTCGCCGAGCATCACGATGGGATAGTCGGCGTCGGGAAGCCGCTGATCCTCAGTGCGGTCGAGCTCGACCGCACTGAGGATCAAACCGTCGAAGTGCAGCGTGCGCGAATGGGCGATCGCGTCGATCTCTCCGGCCGCCGCCGCGCCGGTCTGCTCGATCGCGACGTGGAAGCCGCGCTGCCTCGCCTGGTCGATCACGTGGGCGGCGAGCTGGCCGAAGTAGGGGCGGTCGATCTCGGGCACGGCCAGACCGATGACTCCGGTGCGCCCGGACTTGAGGGTCCGGGCGGAGACGTTGACGCGGTAGCCGGACTGCCGGATGGCCTCCAGCACGCGGTGGCGTACCTGGTCGCTGACCCCGGGACGGTTGTTGATCACGTTGGAGACCGTCATCTTCGACACCCCGGCCAGCCGGGCGACGTCGCTCATGGTCACCATGCGCGCCCCACGTTCTGTCGTCAGGTTGGATCCGCGTGACCGCGCCTGACCTGGGCCGCCGTCCGCGTCAAGCCTATCGCGGCTCATCGGTGGCGATCACTGCCGTGACGAGCGGCCAGGACGGAGCGTCGAGATCGACACCGCCGTGGGGACCGACGTCCATGGTGATGTGCTCGTGCGACGTCATGCGAGGCGTCCTTGCACGGTGACGAAGGAGTGGGCGGGCAGGTGCACCCGCAGCCCCGCGGCCGTGGCCGTGACCTGCTGATGGGTGCGCGGGGCGACCGCGTCCGGCGTCTCGGGGGTGTTGTGGGCCTGCGGCCTGTCGGCGGTGAGGATCCGGGCGTGGACGTCGGTCACGGCGCCGCCGCGCAGGTCCAGCTCGACGTCGACAGCTTCGCCCGCGTCCAGGTTGGACATCGACACGAGCACACGGCCGTCCTTACGGCTCGCCGACACCGACACGGTCCTGAGCGTCGCCGTCCCGACCTCGCGGCCGGGGACGCCCGAGGGGATGTCGACCCGCAGCGAGGCCGCGTCCTGGTGTGCCTTGTTCATCTCGAACACGTGGTAGGTGGGCGTGAGCACGAGTGCGCCGGAGTCGGGGTCGGTGAGGATCATGGCCTGGAGCACGTTCACCGTCTGGGCGATGTTGGCCATCACCAGGCGGCCGGCGTGGCGGTGGAAGATGTCGAAGTGCAGGCCGGCCACCAGCGCGTCGCGGAGGGTGTTCTGCTGGTAGAGGAAGCCGGGGTTCGTGCCCGGCTCGACGTTCCACCAGGTGCCCCACTCGTCCAGCACCAGGCCCACGTTCCTGCCCGGGTCGTAGCAGTCCATGACGGTGGAGTGGCCGGTGAGCAGTTCGTCGACGCGCGCGGCCTGGACCATCGTGCGGTAGTAGTCGTCGGTGTCGAACACCGTGGCGTCGCCCTTGTCGTCCCAGGTGCCCGGGATCGTGTAGTAGTGCAGCGAGAGCGCCTGGTAGAACGGCTGAGGCCGGTACGCGCATCCCAGGTCGCCCAGCGTCTTCATGAGCGTCTCGGTCCAGGCGTAGTCGTCGGAGTTCGCCCCGGCGGCGACGCGGTACAGCCGGTTGCCGCCGTGGTCGCGGCAGTACGTGCCGTACCGGCGCGCCTCGGCGGCGTACTGCTGGGCGGTCATGTGGCCGCCACAGCCCCACGCCTCGTTGCCCAGCCCCCAAAAACGCACCCGCCAGGGCTCGTCGCGCCCGTTGGCCTTGCGCAGGCGCACCATCGGCGAGTCGCCCTCGCGGGTGAGGTACTCGACCCAGTCGCTCATCTCCTGGACCGTGCCCGAACCGACGTTGCCGCTGATGTAGGGCTCGGCGCCGAGCAACTCGCACAGGGCCATGAACTCGTGGGTGCCGAAGTGGTTGTTCTCCTCGACGTTGCCCCAGTGCGTGTT from Nonomuraea muscovyensis includes the following:
- a CDS encoding glycosyltransferase family 2 protein, translated to MMPSPKATVDVVVLTMNDRPDAFPRAMDSLLDQQDVDLRVVIVGNGVEPDHVPLGVRAVTLPVNVGIPQGRNTGADALAGQDAGEFVFFFDNDAVLPERDTLARLVAEARRRPEAAYIQPRIADPDTGVTLRRWVPRLRAGDAGRPGTITVMAEGVVLVRRADYERAGGWPGHFFLFHEGIDLSWRLWDLGRTGWYAPGIVIHHPATDPARHAGFYRLVARNRVWLAYRRLPAPLIPFYLVAWALLSVVRIRSRANLSVWFAGLWEGLKGGHGQRRPMSWSTVARLTRAGRPPIV
- a CDS encoding LacI family DNA-binding transcriptional regulator, which translates into the protein MSDVARLAGVSKMTVSNVINNRPGVSDQVRHRVLEAIRQSGYRVNVSARTLKSGRTGVIGLAVPEIDRPYFGQLAAHVIDQARQRGFHVAIEQTGAAAAGEIDAIAHSRTLHFDGLILSAVELDRTEDQRLPDADYPIVMLGEQDFGGRFDHVAMPNEEGTKAATAHLIDRGCRRIAIITGNSLDGVNVVTRRYRGYLAALTERGLDADPALLFTLDAMTLDEGRAAAHRLADSGREVDGVVAVTDTVAQGVLRGLADRGLRVPDDIRLVGFDDIPESKFMVPSLSTVAPDHRWMAAKAVELVTRRVRAPLRQPGEYTAPFELLLRESTR
- a CDS encoding alpha-N-arabinofuranosidase; the encoded protein is MNHIVVPAIINLDVKGPVISRHVYGHFAEHLGRCIYGGFYVGEDSDLPNAGGIRLDVVDALRALNIPNLRWPGGCFADEYHWKDGIGPKDQRPVMVNTHWGNVEENNHFGTHEFMALCELLGAEPYISGNVGSGTVQEMSDWVEYLTREGDSPMVRLRKANGRDEPWRVRFWGLGNEAWGCGGHMTAQQYAAEARRYGTYCRDHGGNRLYRVAAGANSDDYAWTETLMKTLGDLGCAYRPQPFYQALSLHYYTIPGTWDDKGDATVFDTDDYYRTMVQAARVDELLTGHSTVMDCYDPGRNVGLVLDEWGTWWNVEPGTNPGFLYQQNTLRDALVAGLHFDIFHRHAGRLVMANIAQTVNVLQAMILTDPDSGALVLTPTYHVFEMNKAHQDAASLRVDIPSGVPGREVGTATLRTVSVSASRKDGRVLVSMSNLDAGEAVDVELDLRGGAVTDVHARILTADRPQAHNTPETPDAVAPRTHQQVTATAAGLRVHLPAHSFVTVQGRLA